TAATTAAACCTCTTATTACTGAAAAACTGAACCTTCTGAAAGAAAGAAGAGATCAATACGGTTTTATTGTTGATAGAAGAGCATCTAAGGAAGAAATTATTTCAGCCATTGAGAAATTGTATGGTGTTGAAGTAGATTGGTTAAATACCATGGTTGCACCTACTAAGAAGAGAAAAAATAACAGAACCGGTCAGGTTACAGGAAGAACAAACAGCTATAAAAAAGCGATCTTCAAACTTAAAGATGGACATAAAATAGACTTTTTTGAGAACAACTAATTAAATGGGACTAAAGAGATTAAAACCGATAACACCTGGGGAAAGATTTAGAGTAGCTAATGACTTTTCTGAATTGACTACAAGTCAACCAGAAAAATCGTTACTTGTTACATTAAAGAAATCAGGAGGTAGAAACAACCAAGGAAAAATGACTATGCGCAATATTGGCGGAGGTCACAAGCGTAAGTATAGAATTATTGATTTCAAACGCGATAAATATAATATGCCTGCTGAAGTATTAACTATTGAGTATGATCCCAATAGGACATCATATATTTCTTTAGTGCAGTATAAAGATGGAGAAAAGCGTTATATTATTGCCCCAGAAGGAATTAAAGTAGGTCAGCAAATTATTTCAGGCTCAGGAGTTACTCCGGATGTTGGAAATACACTACCACTAAGAGAGATTCCTCAAGGAACTGAAATTCATAATATTGAAATGGCGCCCGGAGCCGGTGCAAAAATTTGTAGAGGTGCTGGGTCATCAGCTATTCTCAAAAATATTGAAGATAAATATTGCATAATTAAGTTACCTTCTGGTGAATCACGCATGATTTTAGGTAATTGTATGGCAACGGTAGGAAAGGTTTCAAACTCCGAGCATTTCAATATTAATTTGGGTAAAGCTGGTCGTAGCAGATGGTTAGGAAGAAGACCAAGAACAAGACCTGCAGCTATGAACCCGGTTGACCACCCACTTGGAGGAGGGGAAGGTAAATCTAAAGGAGGACAGCCTATGTCTCGTACCGGTATCTATTCTCAAGGACAGAAGACCAGAACTCCTAAGAAAGCTTCAAATAAGTATATTATAGAGAGACGTAAAACTAAAAGAGGAACTAAAAAATAGCTGAAAGAATATGGCAAGATCGTTAAAAAAAGGACCATTTATTGATTTCAAACTTGAAAAGAAAGTCGTTCAGATGAACGAAACTAAAAAGAAATCTGTGGTTAAAACTTGGGCAAGAAGAAGTATGATTAGTCCTGATTTTGTTGGACATACTTTTGCTGTGCATAATGGTAATAAGTTTATTCCGGTTTTTGTAACTGAAAACATGGTTGGACATAGATTAGGTGAATTTGCACCAACTAGAACATTTAAAGGACATAGTGGTAATAGATAATTAATAATATAATGGAAGCTGTAGCTAAATTAAGAAACTGTCCCCTACCACCTCGTAAGATGAGATTGGTTGTTGACCAGATAAGGGGACAAAAAGTTGATAAGGCATTGAACATACTTCAGTTCAGTCAAAGAAAGTATTATGCAATCTACGTTGAGAAATTGCTTAAAAGTGCAATTGCTAATTGGGAACAAAAGAATGATGGCGAACGTGCAGAAGATGCAGAACTCTTTGTGAAAAGTGTGATGGTTGATGGAGCCTATGCATTAAAAAGGCTAAGAACTGCACCTCAAGGTAGAGCACACAGAATGAAAAAGAGATTTAATCATATCACACTTGTAGTGGATAGCAGTAATGCAAGTGTTGAGACAGAAGTAGCCTCTGAAAATAAAGAAGATAAAAATACTAAATAACAAAAGCAATATCGTTTAAATGGGACAAAAAGTTAATCCAGTATCATTAAGGTTAGGCATAACAAGAGGATGGGAATCTAATTGGTATGGAGGCAAAAATTTTGCTGAAAAATTGATCGAAGATGAGAAAATCAGAACGTATATCTATGCTAGAATAGCTAAAGGTGGCATTTCTAAGATTGTGATAGAAAGAACAATCAAAAGACTCATCATTACAATCCATACAGCCCGTCCGGGAATTGTTATTGGTAAGCAAGGTGCAGAGGTAGATAGACTGAAAGAAGAAATTAAGAAATTAACAAACAAGGATGTTCAAATCAACATTTTTGAAATTAAAAGACCGGAACTTGATGCTAAATTAGTAGCTGAAAATATTGCACAACAACTTGAAGGCAGAATGGCATATAAAAGAGCTGTAAGAAGTGCAATTCAGAACACAATGAGAATGGGAGCAGAAGGGATCAAAGTATCGGTTTCAGGTCGATTAAATGGTGCTGATATTGCGCGTTCAGAACATTATAAAGAAGGTAGAACTCCGCTTCACACACTTCGTGCTGACATCGACTATAGTCTTGCAGAAGCATTAACAACTTATGGTTTAATTGGTATAAAAGTTTGGATTTGTAGAGGTGAAGTCATTGGGAAAAAGGATATTTCGTTAAATGCCGGTATCAATAATGATAGACGTAGCAGATTTAATGAAAGAGATAATGCACAAAATGCAAAAAGAAGAAATAGAACCCCTCGTAAATAAAAAATAGAGAATATGTTAAGTCCGAAAAGAACAAAATATAGAAAAACACAGAAGGGAAGAGTAAAGGGTATTGCTACAAGAGGTCATCTCTTGAGTTTTGGCTCTTTTGGTTTAAAAACATTAGAACCAAAGTGGATAACTGCACGCCAAATTGAAGCAGCTCGTATTGCTCTTACTCGTTATATGAAAAGAGAAGGTCAGGTTTGGATTAGAATATTTCCGGATAAACCTGTAACTAAAAAACCGAACGAGGTGAGGATGGGTAAAGGTAAAGGAGCGCCTGAATATTGGGTAGCAGTTGTGAAACCCGGAACTATTATGTTTGAAATTGGAGGTGTACCTATGGAAGTTGCAAAAGAAGGTATGAGATTGGCAGCCCAAAAGCTACCCGTAGCTACTAAATTTATTGTTAAACCAGATTACGCAGGAGAGTAATTATGAAATTTGAAGATATTAAAGCATTACCTACAAAAGAACTTTTTGCAAGGTATAGAGAGGAAAAACTAAAGTTGACTAAAATGAAGATAAATCATGCAGTTACTCCTTTAGACCAACCTCACAAGATTAAAGAAACTAGAAGAACTGTTGCACAGCTCCTGACAGAGTTAAACAATAGAAGAAAGGATTACGAATTAAAGGCAATTCAAAACAAGGCTAAATAAGTATGGCAATAGAAAGAAATTCAAGAAAAGAGTTTGTTGGTAAAGTAACAAGTGCCAAAATGGATAAATCCATTGTTGTTGCAGTGGAGAATAAAATTAAGCACCCAAAGTACAAGAAGTATTTTACTAAAACCAAAAAACTATATGCGCATGATGAAACCAATCAGTGCGGTATTGATGATATAGTGAGAATCCAAGAAACACGCCCATTGAGCAAACTAAAAAGATGGCGTTTAATAGAAGTAATTCAAAAAGCAAAATAATAAGATGATACAACAAGAATCAAGATTAAAAGTAGCTGATAACAGTGGAGCAAAAGATGTGCTTTGTATTAGAGTTTTAGGAGGTACTAAAACTAGATATGCAAGTCTTGGAGACAAAATTGTTGTTTCTGTGAAAGAAGCATTGCCTTCAGGCGGAATAAAAAAAGGAGCTGTCTCTAAAGCTGTTATTGTTAGAGTAAAAAAAGGCGTTAGAAGACCGGACGGTTCTTATATCAGATTTGATGAAAATTCATGCGTATTGCTAAATAATAATGATGAACCTAGAGGTACACGTATTTTTGGCCCGGTAGCACGTGAATTGAGAGATAAACAGTTTATGAAAATTGTATCATTAGCACCAGAAGTATTGTAAAATCATGAAAAAGACTTCAGAAATAAAGAAGATTCATATTAAGAAAGGAGATACTGTTAAAGCAATCTCCGGAAATGACAAGAATAAACCTGCATCAGAAGTGTTGGTTGTATATCCAAAGACATATAGAGCTTTGGTTAAAGGGTTTAACTTGGTAACTAAACATGTAAAACCTACTCAACAAAAACCTGATGGTGAGATTATCAAAAAGGAGGCACCAATCCATATTTCTAACTTAATGTTAGTTGTAGGAGGTACGCCTACTAAAGTTGGACGCAAAGCAAATGCTGAAGGAAAACTTAAAAGATATGCTAAGAAAACAGGTGAATTTATTGATTAATTTTAAAGAGGATTATTAAAGTTATGGCATACAAACCAACATTAAAAGAGAGATATACCACAGAAGTTACGAAAGCTCTAACAGCAAAATTTGCTTATAAGAATGTAATGGAGATTCCAAGGTTACAAAAAATTTGTTTAAATCAAGGAGTAGGCATTGCTGTTTCTGACAAGAAGCTTATTGACAATGCAGTTGAAGAAATGACTACTATTTCCGGACAAAAAGCATGTCCTACCTATTCCAAAAAAGCAATTTCTAATTTCAAACTTAGAGAAAAAATGCCGATTGGAGTGAAGGTTACATTGCGCGGAGATAAAATGTATGAATTTCTTGAAAGATTAATTTCAATTTCGCTACCTAGAGTTAGAGACTTCCAAGGTCTTAAAATAAAAGGCTTTGACGGTAGAGGAAATTATAATATGGGTATTACTGAACAAATCATATTCCCAGAGATGAACATTGACAAGATTAATAGAATTAATGGTATGGACATTACTTTTGTTACAACTGCTAAAACTGACGAAGAGTGTTTAGAGTTGCTAAAGTGTTTCGGTATGCCATTTCAAACTAAAGACGCTAAATAATAACAATGGCAAAAGAATCAATAAAAGCAAGAGACGTTAAAAGACGTAAATTAGTTCAAAAATATGCAGCAAAAAGAGCTGCATTGAAAGCAGCCGGTGAATGGGAAGAACTACAAAAATTACCTAGGAATTCATCAAAGGTAAGATTGAGAAACCGTTGTCAATTAACAGGAAGACCAAAGGGATATATACGTCACTTTGGAATATGCAGAAACCAATTGAGAAAATTGGCATCTGAAGGCAAAATTCCCGGTGTAACAAAAGCAAGTTGGTAATAAATTAAATAAAGAAAATAATAAGATGACTGATCCAATAGCAGATTTTTTAACCAGATTAAGAAATGCAGTAATCGCCAAACATAGAGTTGTTGAAATACCTGCATCTAATATCAAAAAGGCAATTACCAAAGTACTTTTTGAAAAAGGTTATATTTTGAATTATAAATTTGAGGACAATACCAATGGTGGACAGGGTAGCATTAAAATTGCACTGAAATATCATCCGGTTACTAAACAATCAGCAATCACTGAGTTGACAAGAATTAGCAAGCCGGGTCTCAGACAATATGTTCCTGCAGACAACCTGCCTAAAGTAATCAATGGACTTGGTATTGCAATTATTTCTTCATCTCATGGAGTTATTACTGACAAGGAAGCCAGAAAACTAAATGTAGGTGGAGAGGTTTTATGTTATGTTTCATAATTAATTAGGAAGATATTATGTCAAGAATTGGAAATAAAATAATTGAAATACCTGCAGGTGTGACAGTTTCACAAGATAAACATGTTGTTACTGTGAAAGGTCCGAAAGGTGAATTAAAACAAGAATTAAAAGAAGGGTTTGACCTCAAAATTGATGGTAATCAGATTCAACTTATAAGACCATCGGATGAAAAACAGGATAAAGCATTGCACGGTTTATATCGTTCTTTGATTCACAACCATGTTGTTGGTGTTTCTCATGGACATACAATCAGCCAAGAGTTTGTTGGAGTTGGTTATAGAGCCACTGTACAAGGACAAGTGTTGGATATGTCAATTGGATATTCGCACAAAATTATGTTTGAACTTCCAAAAGAAATAAAAATTAAAGCAGAAGCTCCTAAAGGTGCAGCTCCATTTATCACTATGGAATGTATTGATAAAGAATTATTGGGAAGAGTTGCAGCTAAAATAAGAAGTTTCAGACCACCAGAGCCTTATAAAGGAAAAGGGATTCGCTATGTAGGTGAACAAGTAAGAAGAAAAGCAGGTAAATCAGCAGC
The sequence above is drawn from the Bacteroidia bacterium genome and encodes:
- the rpsS gene encoding 30S ribosomal protein S19, producing MARSLKKGPFIDFKLEKKVVQMNETKKKSVVKTWARRSMISPDFVGHTFAVHNGNKFIPVFVTENMVGHRLGEFAPTRTFKGHSGNR
- the rpsN gene encoding 30S ribosomal protein S14, with the translated sequence MAKESIKARDVKRRKLVQKYAAKRAALKAAGEWEELQKLPRNSSKVRLRNRCQLTGRPKGYIRHFGICRNQLRKLASEGKIPGVTKASW
- the rplP gene encoding 50S ribosomal protein L16 produces the protein MLSPKRTKYRKTQKGRVKGIATRGHLLSFGSFGLKTLEPKWITARQIEAARIALTRYMKREGQVWIRIFPDKPVTKKPNEVRMGKGKGAPEYWVAVVKPGTIMFEIGGVPMEVAKEGMRLAAQKLPVATKFIVKPDYAGE
- the rplE gene encoding 50S ribosomal protein L5, which gives rise to MAYKPTLKERYTTEVTKALTAKFAYKNVMEIPRLQKICLNQGVGIAVSDKKLIDNAVEEMTTISGQKACPTYSKKAISNFKLREKMPIGVKVTLRGDKMYEFLERLISISLPRVRDFQGLKIKGFDGRGNYNMGITEQIIFPEMNIDKINRINGMDITFVTTAKTDEECLELLKCFGMPFQTKDAK
- the rplN gene encoding 50S ribosomal protein L14, coding for MIQQESRLKVADNSGAKDVLCIRVLGGTKTRYASLGDKIVVSVKEALPSGGIKKGAVSKAVIVRVKKGVRRPDGSYIRFDENSCVLLNNNDEPRGTRIFGPVARELRDKQFMKIVSLAPEVL
- the rpsC gene encoding 30S ribosomal protein S3; translated protein: MGQKVNPVSLRLGITRGWESNWYGGKNFAEKLIEDEKIRTYIYARIAKGGISKIVIERTIKRLIITIHTARPGIVIGKQGAEVDRLKEEIKKLTNKDVQINIFEIKRPELDAKLVAENIAQQLEGRMAYKRAVRSAIQNTMRMGAEGIKVSVSGRLNGADIARSEHYKEGRTPLHTLRADIDYSLAEALTTYGLIGIKVWICRGEVIGKKDISLNAGINNDRRSRFNERDNAQNAKRRNRTPRK
- the rplF gene encoding 50S ribosomal protein L6, translating into MSRIGNKIIEIPAGVTVSQDKHVVTVKGPKGELKQELKEGFDLKIDGNQIQLIRPSDEKQDKALHGLYRSLIHNHVVGVSHGHTISQEFVGVGYRATVQGQVLDMSIGYSHKIMFELPKEIKIKAEAPKGAAPFITMECIDKELLGRVAAKIRSFRPPEPYKGKGIRYVGEQVRRKAGKSAAKK
- the rpsH gene encoding 30S ribosomal protein S8; this translates as MTDPIADFLTRLRNAVIAKHRVVEIPASNIKKAITKVLFEKGYILNYKFEDNTNGGQGSIKIALKYHPVTKQSAITELTRISKPGLRQYVPADNLPKVINGLGIAIISSSHGVITDKEARKLNVGGEVLCYVS
- the rplB gene encoding 50S ribosomal protein L2 — translated: MGLKRLKPITPGERFRVANDFSELTTSQPEKSLLVTLKKSGGRNNQGKMTMRNIGGGHKRKYRIIDFKRDKYNMPAEVLTIEYDPNRTSYISLVQYKDGEKRYIIAPEGIKVGQQIISGSGVTPDVGNTLPLREIPQGTEIHNIEMAPGAGAKICRGAGSSAILKNIEDKYCIIKLPSGESRMILGNCMATVGKVSNSEHFNINLGKAGRSRWLGRRPRTRPAAMNPVDHPLGGGEGKSKGGQPMSRTGIYSQGQKTRTPKKASNKYIIERRKTKRGTKK
- the rplX gene encoding 50S ribosomal protein L24 translates to MKKTSEIKKIHIKKGDTVKAISGNDKNKPASEVLVVYPKTYRALVKGFNLVTKHVKPTQQKPDGEIIKKEAPIHISNLMLVVGGTPTKVGRKANAEGKLKRYAKKTGEFID
- the rpmC gene encoding 50S ribosomal protein L29, whose translation is MKFEDIKALPTKELFARYREEKLKLTKMKINHAVTPLDQPHKIKETRRTVAQLLTELNNRRKDYELKAIQNKAK
- the rpsQ gene encoding 30S ribosomal protein S17, whose protein sequence is MAIERNSRKEFVGKVTSAKMDKSIVVAVENKIKHPKYKKYFTKTKKLYAHDETNQCGIDDIVRIQETRPLSKLKRWRLIEVIQKAK
- the rplW gene encoding 50S ribosomal protein L23 — encoded protein: MTSILIKPLITEKLNLLKERRDQYGFIVDRRASKEEIISAIEKLYGVEVDWLNTMVAPTKKRKNNRTGQVTGRTNSYKKAIFKLKDGHKIDFFENN
- the rplV gene encoding 50S ribosomal protein L22, which encodes MEAVAKLRNCPLPPRKMRLVVDQIRGQKVDKALNILQFSQRKYYAIYVEKLLKSAIANWEQKNDGERAEDAELFVKSVMVDGAYALKRLRTAPQGRAHRMKKRFNHITLVVDSSNASVETEVASENKEDKNTK